In Enterobacteriaceae endosymbiont of Plateumaris rustica, the genomic window TAAAAATGTATTAGCAATACCACCTCCAACAATAATTTTATCTGATAATTTAGCTAATTTATTTAATACATTAAATTTAGTTGATATTTTTGATCCTCCCACAATAGAAACAATAGGATGTTTAGGCTTTTTAAAAATTTTATTTAAATTATTTAATTCATTTATTAATAATAAACCAGCACAAGATATATTTGCATATTTTATTATTCCATAAGTAGATGAATGTTTACGATGTGCTGTCGCAAATGCATCCATTACAAAAATATCACATAATGAAGCATATTTTTTAGATAGTTCTTTATCATTATGTTTTTCACCTATATTAAATCGAACATTTTCTAACATAATTATTTCATTTTTTTTAAAATTTAAATTATTTAAAAGATTTTTTTTTAAAGAAATTTTATAATTTAAAATATTTTCTAAATATTGACTAATTTTTTTTAAAGAAAAAATATGATTATATACTCCTTCTATAGGACGTCCTAAATGAGAAGTTATAATAATTTTAGCTCCTTTACTTATAGCGTATTTTATAGTTGGTAATGATAAACGAATTCTAATATCAGAAATTATATTTCCTTCAGAATTTATAGGAACATTAAGATCAGATCTAATAAATAATATTTTGTTTGTAATATTAATATCTAAAATACTTAATATAGACATATTTTATATTCCTTTATTTTTAATAATTTAATTATACTTTAAAAGTTTTTGAATTTTTAAAATAATATTTTCTACTGTAAAACCAAATTTTTTAAATAATTTTTCAGCAGGTGCAGAATAACCAAATTTATCTATTCCTATTACAATTCCTTTTAATCCTACATATTTATACCAAAAATCAGATTTTCCAGCTTCAATTGCAATTCTTAATTTAATTTTTTGAGGTAATACATAATTTTTATATTCTTCACTTTGTTTATCAAAAACATCTGTAGAAGGCATAGAAACAACTCTAATTTTATATTTTAATTTAGATAATTGATTATATACTTCTACTGCTAAATGAACTTCTGAACCTGTTGCTATTAAAATAACATCAGGATTTTGTTCTAAACAATCTTTTAAGATATAACCACCATATTTAATATATGTTATTTTACTTTTATTTCTAATTTGTACAGGTAAATTTTGACGAGATAATATTAATCCAGTTGGATTATGAATATTTTCAATAGCATATTTCCATGCTATAACTGTTTCTAATTGATCACATGGACGCCAAATACTTAAATTTGGAATTAATCTTAAACTAGATAATTGTTCAATTGGTTGATGAGTAGGTCCATCTTCTCCTACTCCTATAGAATCATGAGTATAAATCATTATATTTCTAATTTTCATTAATGCAGCCATACGAATAGCATTACGAGCGTAATCGGAAAATGTTAAAAAAGTTGCTGTATATGGAATAAATCCTTTATATAAAGAAATTCCGTTAGATATAGCAATCATACCAAATTCTCTTACACCATAATGAATATAATTACCATATATTGATTTATTTATAGCTTTAGATTCAGAACATAAAGTTAAATTACTGGAAGATAAATCAGCAGAACCACCTAAAAATTCTGGTAATATTTTCGAAAAAAATTCTAAACATTCTTGTGATGCTTGACGAGTAGATATATCAGTAGAATTTTTATATAATTTTTGAATAAATTGTTTAGATTTAATAATCCAATTATTAGGTAATAAATTATTAATTCTTCTTTTTAATTCTTTAGCTAATTCCGGAAATAATATAGAATATTCATTAAATTTATTTATCCATTTTAATTCTTTTAAATTTCCTATGTCTTTTGCATTCCATTTATCATAGATAAATTTTGGTATAATAAAAGGTTTGTAGTTCCAATTTAATTTTTTCCTGGTTAAAGAAATTTCTATTTCACCTAATGGTGATCCATGTGATATATTTTTCCCAGATTTATTAGGTGAACCAAAAGCAATAGTAGTATTGCATATTAATAAAAATGGTTTTTCTTCTATAGAAGTTTTAGCTGTATTGATTGCTTTTTGTATTTCTTTATAATTATGACCATTTATATTAGAAATAACATTCCATCCATATGATTCAAATCTTTTTTTAGTATCATCAGTAAACCATCCACTAATATTACCATCAATAGATATACCATTATTATCATAAAATACTATTAATTTTTTTAATTTTAATGTACCTGCTAAAGAACATACTTCATGAGATATCCCTTCCATTAAACATCCATCACCAATAAATACATAAGTATAATGATTAATTATATCAAAATTTGGTTTATTAAATTGTGCAGCTAATGTTTTTTCAGCTATAGCCATACCAACAGCATTAGCTAATCCTTGACCTAATGGTCCTGTACTTGTTTCTATACTTGGTGTACATCCAAATTCAGGATGTCCTGGAGTTTTAGAATTTAGTTGTCTAAAATTTTTCAATTCTGATATTGTTAAATCATAACCAGTTAAATGTAATAAACTATATATTAACATTGAACTATGACCATTAGATAAGATAAATCTGTCACGATTTATCCATTGAGGATTTCCAGGATTATGATTTAAATAATCACGCCATAATACTTCTGCTATATCAGCCATTCCCATAGGAGCTCCAGGATGACCAGAATTAGATTTTTGTATAGCATCTATACTTAATATACGAATAGCATTAGCAAGATCTCTTCGAGAAGACATTAATTATGACTCCTAATAGTTATATTATTTTGATATAAATTTTTAAAAAATAAAAAAATTAAATTTATATATTTATTTTATATATAAAATAAATATATACTTAAATAATATTAAAATCTATTTATTATATTTCTAAAAAATTAGATTAATTATATTAATTAATATAATATTATTATTCTAGTTCTTATTTATTAAAAGATTTATAATTAATATTTTTAATTTATTTAAATTATTTTTTAATAAAACAATAATGTTTATTAAATATAATCAATATTAATTAAAAATAAGTTTTATTTAATTATTATAAAAGGTAAGAATCATGAGTGAATATCTTTTTACTTCAGAATCTGTATCTGAAGGACATCCAGATAAAATGGCAGATCAAATTTCTGATGCTATATTAGATGCTATTCTTAAACAAGATGTAACAGCACGTGTTGCGTGTGAAACTTATATTAAAACTGGAGTAGTACTAGTTGGAGGAGAAATAACTACAACTGCTATTATAGATATAGAAAAAATTATAAGAAAAACAATAAGAGAAATAGGTTATATTGATTCTAGTATGGGATTTGATTTTAATTCTTGTGCTATATTTAATAATATAGGTAAACAATCTAAAGATATTTATAAAGGAGTATTTAATAAAAATGGTTTATTAGAAGGTGCAGGTGATCAAGGATTAGTTTTTGGATATGCAACTAATGAAACAAAAAATTTTATGCCAGCTCCTATAACTTATGCTCATCTTTTAGTACAAAGACAATCTGAAGTAAGAAAAAATGGGATTTTACCATGGTTAAGACCAGATGCTAAAAGTCAAATTACTTTTAAATATAAAAATAATAAAATTATAGGAATAGAAACAGTAGTCTTATCTACTCAATATTCAGAAGATATATCATATAAATATTTACAAGAAGCAGTTATGGAAGAAATTATTAAACCAATATTACCTAAAATATGGTTACATAAAAATACAAAATTTCTTATTAATCCTGCCGGTCGTTTTATAATTGGTGGACCAATGGGAGATTGTGGATTAACAGGACGTAAAATTATTGTTGATACATATGGTGGTATGGCACGTCATGGAGGTGGATCATTTTCAGGAAAAGATCCTTCAAAAGTAGATAGATCTGGAGCATATGTAGCAAGATATATAGCAAAAAATATAGTTGCTTCATCTTTAGCCTCACGTTGTGAAATTCAAATAGCCTATGCAATTGGTATTTCTGAACCTATATCTTTAATGATAGAAACATTTGGAACTGGTAAAATTTCTAATGAAAAATTAACTTTATTAATACAAAAAATATTTAATTTAAAACCTTTAAATATAATTAAAATGTTAAATCTTTTAAATCCAATATATAAAAAAACATCTTCTTATGGACATTTTGGAAGAAATATTTTTACATGGGAAAAAATAGATAAAATTAATAAATTACTAGAAATTTCTGGAATTTAATAATTTTATCTATTATTAATATTTTAAAAATTAATAAATATTTTTTATAATTAAAAAAATTATTTTATAGAAATTTTTTCTAATGCTATAATTTTTTCGTTTTTATTTATTTTCATTATCATAACTCCTTTAGTATTACGACTAACTGTAGAAATTTCTGAGACATATGTACGTATTAAAGTTCCTATATTTGTTATTATTAATATTTGATTATTAGAAGATACTTCTATAGCATTTGCTACTAAACCATTTCTTTTATTAACTTTAATAGAAATAACACCTTTAGTAGATCTTGATTTAATTGGATATTCTTTAATATTTGTTTTTTTTCCATATCCATTTTCTGTAATGGTTAAAATATCATTTTGACATTCATTTTTTAAAATAACTAATGAAACAACATTATCTTTTTGAGATAAAAGTTTAATTCCTTTTACACCAATTGATGTTCTACCCATAGATCTAACTTCATTTTCATTAAATTGTACAACTTTACCTAAAGATGAAAATAACATTATTTTATCTTTTTTATGAGTGATATCAATTCCTATTAAAGAATCATTTTTTTTTAATTTTATTGCAATAATTCCTCCATTTCTAGGTTTACTAAATTTATTTAAATTAGTCTTTTTTACTATTCCTTTTCTAGTTGCCATAAATAAATTTAAATCATTACTATATTTTTTTAATACAAATAAATTAGTAATTTTTTCATGATTTTTTAATGGTAAAATATTTATAATTGGTCTACCTTTAGCGTATCTATTAGACATTGGTAAATTATATACTTTAGTCCAGTATAAACGTCCTAAATTAGAAAAACATAAAAGATTATCATGTGTATTAGCTATAATTATACGATTAATAAAATCTTTTTCTTTTATTTTAACTGCTAATTTTCCTTTACCACCTCTATGTTGAACTTCATAATCAGATAATTTTTGATATTTAATATAACCTTGATATGATAGTGTAATTATGACATCTTCAGAATTAATTAAATCTTCCATTTTTATAAAAGATCTGTTTTTGATAATCTCAGTTTTTCTTTTATCTCCAAACTCTTCTTTAATAAAAATTAATTCTTTATATATAACTTTCATTAAACATTGATAGTCATCAACTATTTTAATAAGTTCTGATATTTTATATATAATATTTTGATATTCTTGAAATAATTTTTTATGTTCTAAACTAGTTAATTTATGTAATTTTAAATCTAAGATAGCTTGTACTTGTTTATGACTAAAAGAATAATTATTATTAGATTTAATTAAATTTAAATTATTTAAAATAATATTCGATTTTTTTTTCTCTTGAGATTTTAAAATAAATAATAAATTATTAGTATTCCATGATTTAGAATAAATTTTATTTTTTATGATTTCTATAATAGAAGAAGAACGAATAATTTCTATTATTGATTGTATATTAGATAATGCTACTATTAATCCTTCTAAAATATGAGCTTTATTACGTGATTTATTAATTTCATAATTAGTTCTACGTATTACTACTTCACGTCGATGAGATATAAATGCTTCAATAATATTTTTTAAAGACATGATTTTAGGTTGTCCTTTATATAAGGAGACCATATTAATACTAAAAGAAATTTGTAATGGAGTTAAAGAATATAAATTATTCAAAATAACGTCTGTAGATATATCTTTTTTTATTTCCATTACAATTCTAATGCCATCTTTATCTGATTCATCTCGTAAATTTTTAATTCCATGAATTTTTTTTTCTTTAATTAATTCTACAATTTTTTCTATGAGTTTAGCTTTATTAACCTGATATGGTAATTCATATATAATAATTGATTTAAGATTATTGTTTATGACAATTTTACTACGTCCACGAATAAAAATTTTTCCTTTTCCTGTAATATAAGCTTTTTGAATACCATCAAAATCATTTATAATTCCTGATGTGGGAAAATCAGGTCCAGGAATATATTTCATTAATTGTTGAATAGAAATATTTTCATTTTTTATATATGCTAAACATGCATTTATAACTTCTGTAAGATTATGTGGAGGTATATTTGTAGTCATCCCTACAGCTATTCCAGAAGATCCGTTAATTAATAAATTAGGTATTTTTGTAGGCATTACTTCAGGAATTTTTTCAGTTAAATCATAATTAGGTAAAAAATCTACTGTTTGTTTTTCAAGATCACTAATTATTTCTTGAGCTATTTTAGTCATTCTTATTTCAGTATAACGCATAGCTGCTGCAGAATCACCATCAATAGATCCAAAATTACCTTGTCCATCTATTAATGTATATCTTAAAGAAAATGATTGTGCTAATCTAACTATAGTATCATAAACAGCAGAATCACCATGAGGATGATATTTACCTATAACATCTCCTACAATACGAGCTGATTTTTTATAAGGTTTATTCCATGTATTTCCTAATATATACATAGCATATAACATTCTTCTATGTACAGGTTTTAATCCATCTCTTGCATCTGGTAATGCTCTACCTATTATAACAGACATAGCATAATCTAAATAAGAATTTTTTAATTCTTCTTCAATATTAATTGAATTAATTTCTTTAGAAAAAGAACTCATAATAAACTATTATCCTATTAAATATATATTATTTTTACTAATTTTAACATAATTAATTATATTCTATTAATATATTTAGAAATAATATCAATAATAATTAAGATAAAAAACTAATTATTTAATTAATCAATTAATATTTTAATAATTTTTTTTCTAATTGAATAATTTTTTTTTCAGCTAATTTAATTACCTTTTTAGGTATACCAGCTAAAGAAGCAACAAATAAACCATAATTTTTATTAATAATTCCATTTTTTAATGAATACATAAATACAATAGATTTATTAAATTCTATAGCATCAAAATAAACATTTTTTATTCCTTTATTTTTTAAAGATAAATTAGTTAATTCAATATAATTTGTAGAAAATAAAGTCATTGATTTATTTTTTTTTAAAATATTCTCAGCACAAGCCCATGCAATAGATAATCCATCATATGTAGATGTACCTCTACCAATTTCATCCATTAATACTAAACTATATTTATTAGCATTTCTTAAAATGTTTGCTGTTTCTATCATTTCTATCATAAAAGTAGATAAACCAGATGAAATATCATCCATAGAACCAATTCTTGTAAATATACGATCTATTGGACCAATAATAGCTTTTTTTGCTGGTACATAACTACCTATATAAGTCATTAAAACAATCAGTGCAATTTGACGCATATAAGTACTTTTACCACCCATATTAGGACCAGTAATTATTAACATATGATTTTCAGGAGTTAATAATAAATTATTAGGAATAAATTGATCTTTAAGAATATTTTCTACAACAGGATGACGAGAATTTTCTAGAAATAATCCTAATTTATTACTAATAATAGGACGTGTATAATTTAAAGTTATTGATCTTTCTGCTAAATTACATAATACATCTAGTTCTGATATTAATAAAACCATTTGTTGTAATTTTTTTAATTCGGGATTAATTATATCAAATAATTGATTATATAAAAATTTTTCTAAAAGAAATAATTTATTTTTAGATAAAAGAATCATTTCCTGATAATTTTTTAATTCAGGAATAATATATCTGTTATAATGTTTTAATATTTGAATATTTAAATATTTTTTAGGTAATTTTTTAATTTTTTGATTTTTAGTTATTTGTATATAATATCCATATATAGTGTTAAATCCTATTTTTAATTTTTCTATATTCAATAATTTACGTTCTTGTTTTTCTAAAGTAATTAAATATTCTTGAGAATTTTTAGATAATTTTCTTAATGTATCTAAAGTTTTATTATATCCTGTAGCAATTACATTTCCATCTTTTAATGTAGAAGACGGATTTTTTTTAATTGATTTCTTTAATAAATTCTTTAATTTTTCAAATAATCCTATATTAAAAAAATTTTTTTTAATATAACAATTTCCTATAATATTAAAAATATTATGTATTTTAGGTAAAATATTAAAAGTATATCTTAAAGAAACTAAATCTTTAGGTTTAGCAGTTCGTAGTGATAATCTTGCAATTATTCTTTCAATATCATTTATCTTAATTAATAATTTTTGAAAATTAATAAAATGTTCTTGTAATTTTGAAATACTATTTTGACGTTCAAAAATAATTTTATTATTACGTACGGGAGAATGTAACCAACGTTTTAACAAACGACTACCCATTGAAGTACTAGTATAATCTAATATACTTATTAAAGTATTATCTTTATTACCTGATATACTTTCTGTAATTTCAAGATTCTTCCTAGTATTTTTATCCATTATAATTTCATTAGAAATATTTTTTAATTTAATATTATTTATATGAGGTAAAAATACACGTTGTGTATCTTTAACATACTGTATTAAACAACCAGCAGCTTTAATAGCCATTGATGCTTTTTCAATACCAAAACTCTTTAAGTTTTTAGTTTTAAATTGTATATTTAATTGTTGGTGAGCAGTATCAAGATCAAATTCCCATATTGGTCTACGTCTAATACAATTTCTTTTTTCTATTAATTTCATATATTGAAAATTTTCAGGATATAATAATTCAACAGGATTAGTTTTTTGTAATTCACCTGATATTATATCATAATTTTTACTTTCCATAATTTTAAAACTTCCAGAACTCATATTTAATGTTGCATATCCGAAACCATAATTTATTTCTTGCCATATAGATGCTAATAAATTATCTTGATTATTTTTTAATAAAAAATCATCACTTACAGTTCCAGGAGTAATAATACGTACAATTTTACGTTCTAATATCTTATTAGGTGTTTTATTTATATTATTAATTTGCTCACAAATTGCTACAGACTCACCTAAATTAATTAATTTAGATAAATAATTTTCTAAACTATGAAATGGTATACCAGCCATAGGTATTGGTTTATCGTTAAATGTACCTCTTTGTGTAAGAACAATATTTAATATTTTTGATACTTTTTTAGCATCTTTAAAAAACATTTCATAAAAATCACCCATACGATAAAATAATAATATATTTGGATATTGTTTTTTTATTTTAAAATATTGTTGCATTATGGGAGTACATTTTATATTTTTTATATTCATGATTATGTAAAAATTTTTATAATATTTTATATATAGTAAAATTTTATTATTAATATAAATAGTATTTTTTATTAAAAATTTATTTTATAATAAAATTATTTAATCTAAAAAAAAATATTATCTATAATTTTTGTATAGATATAATAATAAATATATTAATCAAAATAATAAATATTTTATATAATTAGATTTATTTATATAGATAACAATATTATTATATAATATTAAATAATTCATATAATATAATTAGTACTATAATAAATGTTCAATTAAATATAAAATATTTTAAATAAACTAATAAAATTATTTTATAATTACATTATAAATACAAATTATGATAAAACATTTACCAGTTATGTTAAAAGAATCTATTAATAGTTTAAATGTAAAAAAGAATGGTATTTATATAGATGCCACATATGGATGTGGAGGTCATACAAAATTAATCTTATCTAAATTAGGAAAAAGAGGTCGTATATATGCAATAGACTGTGATATAAAAACAATATTAGTTAATAAAATTTTTGATAAACGTATTATATATATAAATACAAAATTTTCTAACCTAATAAATATTTTAGATACAAAAATATTAGGTAAAATAGATGGAATATTATTTGATTTAGGTTTTTCATCTTTTCAATTAAATGATCCTAAAAGAGGTTTTTCTTTTATGATTGATGGTTTATTAGATATGCGTTTTGATCAAAAGAATGGAATAACTGCAGAACAATGGATTAAAAAAGTTAGTCAAGATGAATTAGCTTTTGTATTAAAAAATTATGGTGAAGAAAAATTTGCTAAAAAAATAGCATTTTATATTAAACAATATGTTATAAAAAATAAATTAAATAAAACTAGTAATTTAAGTAGATTAATATGTTCTGTATTATACAAATATAATAAAAACAAAAAAAGATTAAAACATCCAGCAACAAGATCTTTTCAAGCAATAAGAATTTTTATTAATAAAGAACTAGAAGAATTAAAAAAAGCTTTATTTAATTCATTAATAATATTAAAGAAAGGAGGTATAATATCTGTAATTAGTTTTCATTCATTAGAAGATCGTATTATAAAAAATTTTATGAAAATATATAGTATGAATGATAAATGTTATTCTAATTTTCCTTTAACCGAAAAAGAAATAAATAATTTATCTAAAAACAATTATAAATTAAAAGTAATTGATAGAATATTTCCTTCTTATAAAGAAATTTATGATAACCCTAGGTCAAGAAGTGCAATATTACGTGTAGGACAAAAAATATAAAAATTTTAAATGAAAATATAAATTTTATTTTTTATAAGGTATATTATTGAGTAACTATGGATTAAATTTATTAGAATTATTAAATAATCATATAAGTGATTATAAAATATCTAATATTTTTATAAATAAAATAGTTTTAGATAGTCGTCAAATTAAAGGTAAGAATTGTTTATTTATAGCTATTAAAGGTTGTAAATTAGATGGAAAAATTTTTATAGATGACGCTATTAAAAATGGAGCTGTTGCTATTATCACTTATAGTGATAATAATACATCACCTTATAATATAATTTTTAAAAATAATATTCCTATAATTTTTTTATCAAATTTACAAAAAAAAATTTCTTTTTTTGCAGGTAAATTATATAATCATCCAAGTTATAAAATACCTGTAATTGGAGTTACAGGAACTAATGGAAAAACAAGTATTACCAATTTTTTAATGCAATGGATTAATTTATTAGGAAAAAAAGCAGCAATTTGTAGTACATTAGGAAATGGTTTTTATAATAATTTAATAACTACTAATAATACTACAGATTCTGCAATTGATATTCAATATACATTAAAAAATTTTTTAGAAAAAAAAGCTGACATAGTTATTATAGAAATATCTTCTCATGGACTAAAACAATTTAGAGTTGCAAATTTAAAATTTGAAGTAGGAATTTTTACCAATTTAACTAGAGATCATTTAGATTATCATTTAAATATGAAAAATTATGAGTTAACTAAATGGAAATTTTTTTCTGAACATAAAATTATAAAAAATATTATAAATATTAATGATATTATAGGATATAATTGGTTTAAAAAATTATCTTATAATAATAAAAATGTTATTGCTGTTACTACTAAAAAATATTTTTTTATTAAAAATAATTTATATTTTAAAGTTACTAAAATAAATTTTTTAAAAGATAATACTATTATAGAATTTAATTCTAGTTGGGGTAAAGGAACTATTAAAACATTTTTAATTGGATATTTTAATGTAATTAATATTATCTTAAGTATGACTACATTATTAAATTTAAATTTTTCTTTAAAAGAACTTATAAATACTTCACACAAAATACATTCTGTTCATGGAAGAATGGAAATATTTCCTTCAAAAAAAAAATATCCAAAAATTATAATTGATTATGCACACACTCCTCATGCATTAAAAAATGCACTTTTAACTATTAAATTATACTGTAAAGGAAAAATATGGTGTATATTTGGATGTGGAGGAGAAAGAGATATTGGAAAACGTTCAATTATGGGTATAATTGCTAAAAATTTTTCAGATGTTGTAATTATTACTACTGATAATCCTAGATCAGAAAATATAATAGATATTATTAATGATATTATAGAAAAATATAAAAATAAAAATAATTTACATATAATCACAAATAGATTTAAAGCAATACATTATGCAATAAATAACGCTAATAAAAATGATACTATTCTTATAGCAGGAAAAGGTCATGAACAGTATCAAATTATTGGGAATAAAATTTTTAATTATTCTGATTATAATGTTGTTAATAACATTTTTAAAAAAAATATTTAATGAATAAATTTATTAATTTAAAAAAATTAACACAAATTATTAATGGTAAATTAATTGGAAAAAATATTGATATATTAAATTTTTCTATAAATAGTAAAAAAATTAATTTTAAATGTTTATTTATAGCTATTAAAGGAAATAATTTTGATGGGCATAGTTTTGTTCAAGACGCAATATCTAATGGAGCAATAGCTATAATTGTTGAAAAATATTTAAAAGTAATAATACCTCAAATAATTGTATCTAATACAATTATTAGTTTAAGTAAAATAAGTTTATGGAAAAGATTACAATCAAAATCTCATTTTATAGGTATAACAGGTTCATCTGGTAAAACGTCTGTTAAAGAAATGACTTTATCAATATTAAAAAATATTGGCCAAGTTTTATTTACTAAAGATAATATGAATAATATTATTGGAGTTTCTTTAACATTGTTAAATTTAAATAAAAAACATAAATATGTAATTATTGAATTAGGAGCCAATAATTTAAATGATATTAAATACTCAACTAATTTAGTTAGACCTAATACAGCTATAATTAATAATTTATCAGAATCTCATTTAGAAGGTTTTAAATCTTTTAAAAATATTATTAAATGTAAAAGTGATATATTTAAATATTTATCAATTAATGATAGAGCTATTGTTAATTTTGATGATATAAATTATAAAAAATTTTTACATAAATTAATTAATAAAAAAATATGGACATTTTCTATAAAAAATTATAATGCTGATTTTTTTACTAGTAATTTAAAAATTTTACAAAATAAAATT contains:
- a CDS encoding phosphoglycerate kinase, which codes for MSILSILDINITNKILFIRSDLNVPINSEGNIISDIRIRLSLPTIKYAISKGAKIIITSHLGRPIEGVYNHIFSLKKISQYLENILNYKISLKKNLLNNLNFKKNEIIMLENVRFNIGEKHNDKELSKKYASLCDIFVMDAFATAHRKHSSTYGIIKYANISCAGLLLINELNNLNKIFKKPKHPIVSIVGGSKISTKFNVLNKLAKLSDKIIVGGGIANTFLAIDNNIGKSLYEPKSLNLAKKLKEKYNNFIIPIDCKVGISFSKNTSVKTKKINNILSNDRIMDIGKNTIKIIIDILNKAKTILWNGPLGVFEFTKFSEGTKIIAYTIANSNAFSIAGGGDTLAAIELFNLFNKISYISTGGGSFLNFVEGKKLPSISILKKYNSINIINSDNIKK
- the rsmH gene encoding 16S rRNA (cytosine(1402)-N(4))-methyltransferase RsmH; translated protein: MIKHLPVMLKESINSLNVKKNGIYIDATYGCGGHTKLILSKLGKRGRIYAIDCDIKTILVNKIFDKRIIYINTKFSNLINILDTKILGKIDGILFDLGFSSFQLNDPKRGFSFMIDGLLDMRFDQKNGITAEQWIKKVSQDELAFVLKNYGEEKFAKKIAFYIKQYVIKNKLNKTSNLSRLICSVLYKYNKNKKRLKHPATRSFQAIRIFINKELEELKKALFNSLIILKKGGIISVISFHSLEDRIIKNFMKIYSMNDKCYSNFPLTEKEINNLSKNNYKLKVIDRIFPSYKEIYDNPRSRSAILRVGQKI
- the tkt gene encoding transketolase; this translates as MSSRRDLANAIRILSIDAIQKSNSGHPGAPMGMADIAEVLWRDYLNHNPGNPQWINRDRFILSNGHSSMLIYSLLHLTGYDLTISELKNFRQLNSKTPGHPEFGCTPSIETSTGPLGQGLANAVGMAIAEKTLAAQFNKPNFDIINHYTYVFIGDGCLMEGISHEVCSLAGTLKLKKLIVFYDNNGISIDGNISGWFTDDTKKRFESYGWNVISNINGHNYKEIQKAINTAKTSIEEKPFLLICNTTIAFGSPNKSGKNISHGSPLGEIEISLTRKKLNWNYKPFIIPKFIYDKWNAKDIGNLKELKWINKFNEYSILFPELAKELKRRINNLLPNNWIIKSKQFIQKLYKNSTDISTRQASQECLEFFSKILPEFLGGSADLSSSNLTLCSESKAINKSIYGNYIHYGVREFGMIAISNGISLYKGFIPYTATFLTFSDYARNAIRMAALMKIRNIMIYTHDSIGVGEDGPTHQPIEQLSSLRLIPNLSIWRPCDQLETVIAWKYAIENIHNPTGLILSRQNLPVQIRNKSKITYIKYGGYILKDCLEQNPDVILIATGSEVHLAVEVYNQLSKLKYKIRVVSMPSTDVFDKQSEEYKNYVLPQKIKLRIAIEAGKSDFWYKYVGLKGIVIGIDKFGYSAPAEKLFKKFGFTVENIILKIQKLLKYN
- the gyrA gene encoding DNA gyrase subunit A, which gives rise to MSSFSKEINSINIEEELKNSYLDYAMSVIIGRALPDARDGLKPVHRRMLYAMYILGNTWNKPYKKSARIVGDVIGKYHPHGDSAVYDTIVRLAQSFSLRYTLIDGQGNFGSIDGDSAAAMRYTEIRMTKIAQEIISDLEKQTVDFLPNYDLTEKIPEVMPTKIPNLLINGSSGIAVGMTTNIPPHNLTEVINACLAYIKNENISIQQLMKYIPGPDFPTSGIINDFDGIQKAYITGKGKIFIRGRSKIVINNNLKSIIIYELPYQVNKAKLIEKIVELIKEKKIHGIKNLRDESDKDGIRIVMEIKKDISTDVILNNLYSLTPLQISFSINMVSLYKGQPKIMSLKNIIEAFISHRREVVIRRTNYEINKSRNKAHILEGLIVALSNIQSIIEIIRSSSIIEIIKNKIYSKSWNTNNLLFILKSQEKKKSNIILNNLNLIKSNNNYSFSHKQVQAILDLKLHKLTSLEHKKLFQEYQNIIYKISELIKIVDDYQCLMKVIYKELIFIKEEFGDKRKTEIIKNRSFIKMEDLINSEDVIITLSYQGYIKYQKLSDYEVQHRGGKGKLAVKIKEKDFINRIIIANTHDNLLCFSNLGRLYWTKVYNLPMSNRYAKGRPIINILPLKNHEKITNLFVLKKYSNDLNLFMATRKGIVKKTNLNKFSKPRNGGIIAIKLKKNDSLIGIDITHKKDKIMLFSSLGKVVQFNENEVRSMGRTSIGVKGIKLLSQKDNVVSLVILKNECQNDILTITENGYGKKTNIKEYPIKSRSTKGVISIKVNKRNGLVANAIEVSSNNQILIITNIGTLIRTYVSEISTVSRNTKGVMIMKINKNEKIIALEKISIK
- the metK gene encoding methionine adenosyltransferase, translated to MSEYLFTSESVSEGHPDKMADQISDAILDAILKQDVTARVACETYIKTGVVLVGGEITTTAIIDIEKIIRKTIREIGYIDSSMGFDFNSCAIFNNIGKQSKDIYKGVFNKNGLLEGAGDQGLVFGYATNETKNFMPAPITYAHLLVQRQSEVRKNGILPWLRPDAKSQITFKYKNNKIIGIETVVLSTQYSEDISYKYLQEAVMEEIIKPILPKIWLHKNTKFLINPAGRFIIGGPMGDCGLTGRKIIVDTYGGMARHGGGSFSGKDPSKVDRSGAYVARYIAKNIVASSLASRCEIQIAYAIGISEPISLMIETFGTGKISNEKLTLLIQKIFNLKPLNIIKMLNLLNPIYKKTSSYGHFGRNIFTWEKIDKINKLLEISGI